A genome region from Chryseobacterium sp. G0186 includes the following:
- a CDS encoding adenosylcobalamin-dependent ribonucleoside-diphosphate reductase, with translation MEVLTKNAIQILEDRYLMKNNEGVVTETADALFKRVAEYICGCEKKDSAKWSKAFYKVMSELKFLPNSPTLMNAGCDHAQLSACFVLPVEDSLESIFTTLKNAALIHQSGGGTGFNFSAVRPKGDLINSSKGQSSGPVSFMKIYDAATEYVKQGGKRRGANMGILNVDHPDIEEFIMSKSDKKSIENFNLSVGISNAFMKAVEDDSGWQLINPHTQKIARIISAKSLWELMVQEAWKTGDPGLIFIDAINDSNTTPDLGRIQATNPCGEVPLFDNESCNLGSVNLSRITIFKNGKYEIDWHELSRIIHIGIRFLDNVITLNHYPLPEIKMTTLHSRRIGLGIMGWAELLILLNIPYASKKALLLAEKLMKFFQRESYDASEKLALERGTFPSWKLSTFGTSNRKMRNATCNSIAPTGTISVIANTSYSIEPLFALAYRRVGILEGKIQTEINAVFIKKMKMLNLWNSPIKKIVLESGNLNGCNNIPRKIKDIFTTGLDIPWKYHLLHQKAFQKYTDNAVSKTINLPEQTSLRDISDIYKTAYKYGLKGITVYRYGSRVGQVLQKCNVTGC, from the coding sequence ATGGAAGTTCTTACCAAAAACGCCATACAAATTCTGGAAGACCGATATCTGATGAAAAATAACGAAGGTGTGGTAACAGAAACTGCAGATGCACTTTTCAAACGAGTTGCAGAATATATTTGCGGCTGCGAAAAAAAAGATAGTGCCAAATGGAGCAAAGCTTTCTATAAAGTAATGAGTGAATTAAAATTTCTACCTAATTCACCAACACTTATGAATGCGGGTTGTGATCATGCACAATTAAGCGCTTGTTTTGTATTACCTGTTGAAGATAGTTTAGAAAGTATTTTTACAACCCTTAAAAATGCGGCATTAATTCATCAAAGTGGAGGAGGTACCGGGTTTAATTTTTCAGCTGTCCGTCCCAAAGGAGATTTGATAAACTCTAGCAAAGGGCAATCTTCCGGTCCGGTTTCTTTTATGAAAATTTACGATGCTGCCACTGAATATGTAAAACAGGGCGGTAAAAGAAGAGGAGCCAATATGGGAATTTTAAATGTTGACCATCCGGATATCGAAGAATTCATCATGTCAAAATCGGATAAGAAATCTATAGAAAATTTTAACCTTTCGGTAGGGATCAGTAATGCTTTTATGAAAGCAGTAGAAGATGATTCGGGTTGGCAGCTCATTAATCCACATACCCAAAAGATAGCCCGAATCATCTCTGCAAAATCACTCTGGGAATTAATGGTACAGGAAGCTTGGAAAACGGGTGATCCCGGATTGATTTTTATCGACGCCATTAACGATTCCAATACAACACCTGATCTCGGTAGAATACAGGCAACTAATCCTTGCGGAGAAGTTCCCTTATTTGATAATGAGAGCTGTAATCTAGGTTCGGTTAATCTTTCAAGAATAACAATATTTAAAAATGGGAAATATGAAATAGACTGGCATGAGTTATCCCGGATTATTCACATTGGAATCCGTTTTCTGGATAATGTCATTACACTCAATCATTATCCACTTCCCGAAATTAAGATGACTACTTTACATTCCCGAAGGATAGGACTAGGAATAATGGGCTGGGCGGAATTGCTTATTCTGTTAAATATTCCTTACGCATCTAAAAAAGCCTTGCTATTGGCAGAAAAGCTCATGAAGTTTTTTCAAAGGGAAAGTTATGATGCTTCAGAAAAACTGGCACTGGAACGGGGCACTTTTCCAAGCTGGAAACTCAGTACATTTGGAACTTCCAATAGAAAGATGAGAAATGCAACCTGCAACAGTATTGCTCCTACTGGAACCATTTCAGTTATTGCTAATACTTCTTATTCAATAGAACCTTTATTTGCGTTGGCTTACAGGAGAGTAGGTATTTTAGAAGGTAAGATCCAAACTGAGATTAATGCGGTCTTCATTAAAAAAATGAAAATGTTAAACTTATGGAATTCACCTATAAAAAAGATCGTGTTAGAATCTGGGAATTTAAATGGGTGCAACAATATTCCTAGGAAGATAAAAGATATTTTTACAACAGGATTAGATATTCCGTGGAAATATCACTTATTACATCAAAAAGCATTTCAAAAATATACCGACAATGCTGTTTCCAAAACTATTAACCTGCCTGAACAGACCAGCTTAAGGGATATTTCAGATATTTACAAAACTGCTTATAAATATGGTCTTAAGGGGATAACGGTGTATCGTTATGGCAGCAGAGTAGGTCAGGTACTACAGAAGTGCAATGTTACAGGTTGCTGA